The genomic DNA TATAGTTATTGAAATGTAATTAACGATTGCTATTGTGAAATTGGAGATGGTGTAGAAAAAGCCCAAGCCCCTTAAATGCCCCGAAGGAGTTTAGTTTATGCTAAAAAGGTTTAGTTTGGTGAAAACAGGGGATAAATTACTGCCAATTTTACATTACTGTTCGGATGGATTGGTCCGATGACTCAGAAGAGGACGAGTATCGGACTCCTTCGGAGCTGAAAAAAAACATGAACGACAAGACCTAGCTTTAACGATGCACTATTTATTTTATTTTACGCTATCACAATCTGCAAACGATTTGTCCAGGGTGAATCGAATGCGGAATTTGTTTTGCTCCTCCAGCGCACATAGCAGTAAAACGTTTTGCCGAGGTTTGCCATTCCCAACTTGATTTTAAAATGCGATTTGCTGGAGAGGTCCTCTTTATAACCGGTCACATCCGGGTCGTTGGGAACGGATTCGGTTTTGTCAAGCGCCCATGAGCGCACTTCCAACAGGTACCCTTTGATCATGCTGGAACGGGTTTGGTCTTCATCCCTTCGGCAGCGAAAAGCAATTACGCTTCCGCCAGCATTTTTCAATGCAACCACTGGCGCGTCTGTTCCATGCACGGGAGTTGGTTCGGTATCGGGCACGGTGAGTTTGAGCGCGCGTTTTATTTCATCATCGGCTTTGCGGTTTTTGTGAATGTATTCTCCGGCAACAGAACGCAGCAGCGCTTCATAATTTTTTCTTGTCTTTTGTTTTGCTTTGGCTTCGCTGCTTCTGCGGTCGGCTTCTTTTCCTCCGCGGGCATAATCTTTATCCCACTTTTTCTGCATCTCTGTAAGTTCTTTGTAGCGGTCTTCCGGAATGCCTAATAATTTATAAAGCGAGGGCTCTCCCATCCAGCCGGAAGAAAGATGCGTTACATAATTCTTCTGCCATTCGTCAAAGTCGCCATCGGGACCCGGGATGTAATCCTGCTCTATTCTGGCTACAAGAATGATAGGTAAAATAATAATTCGGGCGTTTTTTGCTTTCCCATTCATTTGGTGGTGTTCCACCAGCGCTTGGTGGCAACCCACGAACGTTTCGTGGGAGTCCACCTGCCTTTGGTGGGAACCCGCCAAGCCTTTGTGGTATTCCGCCAATGTTTGGCGGGTATCCACCACTCGCTTGTGGCAATCAACCAGACCTTTGTGGATACCCACGAATCCTTCGTGGGTACCAGTTAAGGATTTGTTCTTTTGATTTTGATTTTTGTTTTTCATCTGTATATATTTTTTAATTGTTTCTATTTTTTATTTTGATGCGTTATAGTTTGTTTCATTATCTAATACAAAGTTACAGTGCATTCCCGCTCCCTCCAAACAAACACCGTAGTATTTATAGTACTTCGCCCGTAGTATTTTTTGTACTGCGAAATGGAAAAATGAAGCGGAATACTATTTGCAGGGTTCACCCCGTTGGATAATCACATTGATAGTTGTGGTAATAATCCTACGAAAATATCCTACGGGGTAAAGCGTTATACTTTTATGGCTGACGAAAAACCGGAAATAACCAAAGCATTCGCCCTGCTGATTCTTGCGGGCTACCGGTTAACCATGAGGGAAACGGAAATATTTATTTTACTTTCGCGCGGGAAAAGAAACAAAGAGATTGCCTCTATGCTTTTTATTGATTACAAAACCGCACG from Bacteroidota bacterium includes the following:
- a CDS encoding response regulator transcription factor, whose translation is MADEKPEITKAFALLILAGYRLTMRETEIFILLSRGKRNKEIASMLFIDYKTARTHRARICKKLNAHSKHALTEIARRLGLV